CAGCGCCACGCTCACGGGCCCGGGCTTGGCCAATTGGAAGCTGATGGCCGCCCCGCCGCTGCTGGCGGGGTTCGGAAACACGGCCATTTGCACGGTGCCGGGGGTGGTGGCCACGCCGGGCAGGGTGCTGAGCACGATGCTTTCGTCGCCGGCTTGGTAGGGCAGCAGCTCGAAGTAGGTGAGCAGCATTTCGGCGGTGGTGCTTTCGCCCCAGCTCACCTGCTGAGGCGGGTTGTTGGGGTTGCGCGGGTTATTGGCCGTGTTGTCGTAAGTAGCGTCGGCCATCAGGCGCGAGCCGGCCGGGATGCGCTGCAGGCTGGTGAAGCGGTAGGTGCCCTGCCAGCGGAAGTCCCAGTCGTTGATTTTCACCAGCCGAATGGTGTCGCCGTTGGGCTTCACGGCCCACACCTTCCAGCTTTTGCTGAGCAGGTGGGCGTGCGGCGACACGCTGAGCACCGTGGCATCGACAGGCACCGTGAGCTGGGCGCGGAAGGTCTTGGTCTGGTTGGCCGGAATCACAAACGGCCCGTTGGTGAGCACGGAGGGCGAGATGGCCGGCAGCGTCTGCACAAAGCGCGTAACGGGCTGGCGGGCAAAGAAAATGTTGACCACCGACGAGTCGGTCTGCGTCACGAAGTTGGGGCCGTAGTGAATCTGGAGCAGCAGCGAAGCGCGGCGGTACAGCTTCTTGCCCATGCTCGTGGGATAGAAGCGCGCTTGCATGCCCGGCACCCAAGCCCCAAACACTTCCTCAAGCGGACTGAAGCCGAAGCCCCCGAAGCGGGTGTAGCCGTAGCCGGGGTCGGCCGCATCCAGCGCCTGCGCCTGCTGAGTGGTGTCCATGCCGAT
This DNA window, taken from Hymenobacter sp. 5317J-9, encodes the following:
- a CDS encoding T9SS type A sorting domain-containing protein, with amino-acid sequence MKQFFSLGLLLALLAVPRVQAQTGAQVTFSQHIAPLVYQHCTPCHRTGEVAPFPLTTYAEVASHAQTIKYVTGTKYMPPWKPDANYRHYLDENTLSSTEIQQIRDWVDNGMPQGNAAQTPPVPTFPSGSQLGTPDLVVPMRQKFTHQGNGQDMYRIFVLPVNLPADRNIAAIEFRAGNKRIVHHVIIGMDTTQQAQALDAADPGYGYTRFGGFGFSPLEEVFGAWVPGMQARFYPTSMGKKLYRRASLLLQIHYGPNFVTQTDSSVVNIFFARQPVTRFVQTLPAISPSVLTNGPFVIPANQTKTFRAQLTVPVDATVLSVSPHAHLLSKSWKVWAVKPNGDTIRLVKINDWDFRWQGTYRFTSLQRIPAGSRLMADATYDNTANNPRNPNNPPQQVSWGESTTAEMLLTYFELLPYQAGDESIVLSTLPGVATTPGTVQMAVFPNPASSGGAAISFQLAKPGPVSVALVDATGRVVRTLAREKVFPAGPQQLPLPLDGVAAGIYFVKLESNEGTRNEKLVVK